One Schistocerca cancellata isolate TAMUIC-IGC-003103 chromosome 1, iqSchCanc2.1, whole genome shotgun sequence genomic region harbors:
- the LOC126156281 gene encoding elongator complex protein 3-like codes for MCKPHRCPHINMTGNICVYCPGGPDSEFEYSTQSYTGYEPTSMRAIRARYNPYLQTRHRVEQLKQLGHSVDKVGFIVMSGTFMCLPEDYRDYFIRNLHDALSGHTSNNVDETVKYSEKSKTKCIGITVETRPDYCLKRHLSDMLRYGCIRLEIGVKSVYEDVARDTNRGHTVKAVCESFHLAKDAGFKVVVHMMLDLPNVDFERDLEEFIEFFENPAFRADGLKIYPTLVIHGTGLYELRKTGRYKSYPPSTLVDIVARILALVPPWTRVYRVQRDIPMPLASSGVEHGNLRELALEKMKDVVTSCRDVRTREVAIQEIHHKVRPYEVELIRRDYVANGGWETFLSYKDPEQDILVGLLRLRKCSEETFRSELKGGVSIVRELHVYGSVVPVNAHDPTKFQHQGFGMLLMEEAERIAKEEHGSVKIAVISAVGIRNYYRKIGYELDGPYMTQLLL; via the coding sequence ATGTGCAAACCACATCGCTGTCCACACATCAATATGACTGGTAACATATGTGTGTATTGTCCTGGAGGTCCAGATTCTGAATTTGAGTATTCAACACAATCTTACACAGGATATGAACCAACATCCATGCGAGCCATAAGAGCACGATACAATCCATATTTACAAACAAGACATAGAGTTGAACAATTGAAGCAGCTTGGCCACAGTGTAGATAAAGTTGGATTTATAGTCATGAGTGGAACCTTTATGTGCTTGCCAGAGGATTACAGAGATTATTTTATTAGAAATTTGCATGATGCTCTATCTGGACACACTAGCAACAATGTGGATGAAACTGTGAAATATTCAGAGAAAAGTAAGACTAAGTGCATTGGAATTACTGTTGAAACTAGGCCAGATTATTGTCTCAAAAGACATTTGTCAGATATGTTGAGATATGGATGCATTCGTCTAGAGATTGGAGTCAAATCTGTATATGAGGATGTTGCAAGAGACACAAATAGGGGACACACAGTGAAAGCAGTCTGTGAGAGCTTCCATTTGGCAAAAGATGCTGGATTTAAGGTGGTTGTTCATATGATGCTAGATCTTCCAAATGTTGATTTTGAAAGAGACCTTGAAGAGTTTATAGAATTCTTTGAGAATCCAGCATTTCGAGCAGATGGTTTAAAGATTTATCCGACACTAGTGATTCATGGTACAGGACTTTATGAACTCCGGAAAACTGGAAGGTACAAAAGTTACCCACCAAGCACACTCGTTGACATTGTTGCACGCATTCTTGCACTTGTACCTCCGTGGACAAGAGTGTACAGGGTGCAGAGGGACATCCCCATGCCGTTAGCGAGCTCTGGAGTTGAACATGGAAATTTGAGAGAACTGGCCTTAGAAAAAATGAAGGATGTAGTTACTAGTTGTCGAGATGTTAGAACAAGAGAGGTTGCGATACAAGAAATTCATCACAAAGTTCGACCCTATGAGGTAGAACTGATTAGAAGAGATTATGTTGCAAATGGTGGCTGGGAAACATTTCTGTCTTATAAAGATCCTGAGCAAGATATCCTTGTTGGTCTTCTTCGCTTACGAAAGTGCTCAGAGGAAACATTTAGGTCCGAACTTAAGGGTGGAGTTTCAATAGTTCGTGAACTTCATGTTTATGGTAGTGTAGTACCAGTGAATGCACATGATCCTACAAAGTTTCAGCATCAAGGATTTGGAATGTTACTTATGGAAGAAGCTGAAAGGATTGCTAAGGAGGAGCATGGATCTGTTAAAATAGCAGTAATATCAGCTGTTGGCATCAGGAATTACTACAGGAAAATTGGATACGAACTTGATGGGCCATACATGACACAATTATTACTGTGA